Genomic segment of Gopherus flavomarginatus isolate rGopFla2 chromosome 2, rGopFla2.mat.asm, whole genome shotgun sequence:
TGGTGCTCGGGCCGAGACGAAACCAAAGCCCCAGGCCCCAGTGcaagcccctccctgctcccagggtCACAGCTGGGGATGGTCAGGAGCTTATGGGGCCCAGGCAGCCCACAGgaccctcctccccctttctcGAGGCTTTCAATAGTGATCACAAAGCCTAGTGTGCAGagccgggcagggcagggcaaggtgtCTCCATGTCTGGCGGGTGAAGGCCCCCGCTGCTACCGGCTGTTAGCGCCGGATCCCTATAGCCTAGGAGAGCCCCCAGGACAAGGCGTTACAGCAGCCCAAGCCAACGGGCAGCGAGGCCGGGAACCACTGCGGCCAAGCCCACAGCTGGGGAGAAAGGGCACAAAAGCCAATTGTCATAGAGtccctgggcaatgctctggaactgctccccacaaagccagtcaggactttggggagcctcctctctatgagcagactgtctgcagggcaaaaagctcacatggcttcacctcctgggtttctccttggagcattcagcatcctctgcccctctgtgcgcttcccacagcgagtccgccccagcggggtcctggggaacccacagggtcctgcacccccactgcgcagtcagacgtgactctcagccagcgtaaaacagaggtttattagatgacggGAACATGGTGTAGAAtagaacttgttagcacagaaatcagtgactttcagccaagtccatatTGGAGAATCCCAGACCTCTGGCCTTCCCCGTCCAGTCCCCCACCACAGACGGCTCTGGACCTAGCTGCCTGGCCTCCCCCATCCAGTCTTTTTGTCCTGCTTCCAGAGGAAAGTGTGACCCAGTCAcattcccctcctcagtctcaGGTTAGGAAGGGCATTAGCCGTCGCCTACCCGCAGGCAACTGGAGCCACCTCACTTGTCCTGACGGCCTCAGCAAAAGTCTCACACCCAATTCCCACCACCTAGGCATtagtgcagcacacagggaaactgaggcacacaataTTGGTATAGGACCGTAAGACTCACATGCAACGTAAGGTGAAAAACCATCACTTTGGCACACCCCGGCTATTCTCTGGCTGCCTCCTCACCACCCCATTTGTCTAACTTTGCAACCCCTGGGctgaccccagggcagggactgactgTCCCTGCTCTGTCCACCGCTTAGTTCAATAGGCCTGTGGTGGGGATAATGACCACCACGGATGTGTACGCGCTGATTTGGGTTTGGTTTTCGGCCTCGTGGATAACTGCTCCCCTTGCCCCCCAGAATCCATCTCTGCAGGTCTCTGCCAGCTCCTTGACCATGACCAGCGTGTGCACTCGTAACAGCCGCTAAGTAGCAGGTTCCCCTCTTTGGCGAACAGCCAGAGCCGCGAGGAAAGGGGCTTCCCTTCTCCACCCCGCAGGGGAGTCTTGCTGGTCGCAGGCAGCCATAGTGCGCAGCCAGCATGGTGAGGGGGCCAGCGAAGAACCCAGAGAACTGGGCTGCAAGGGGCACCCCCAGAAACCAGGCACCCCAAGTCACTCGGACATCTTGGCCTTTGAGTGTAAATGAACCCCAGAAAAGCCTCAACAGGCAGAACCCCCCCTCAGAGCGCATCACCCACCCCCTCAGGGCCCGACTCTGGGAGGCTGAGACAGGCCCAGTCTCAGCCTGGCTCTTGCTGGCAGAAGGTAGCTGAAGCCGACAGGGTCTCAGTGGGACGTTGGAGGGAAACAGAAGAGTTTCAACAGATATGAAACCCACTAAGCACAGGAGACCGATCAGGAAAAGAGGGCATTGAACCAAAGCATGAACGATGCCCACTGCAGTCATCCTCTGCAAAGCCAGCCGCCAACCTGCACTCGGATCTGACTGCATGggcagaagggacaattgtgatcagctctctgagctcctgcatgtcgcaggccacagaacctccccagccactcctgtaacagcctccaacctctggctgagttacggacgccttcaaatcatggtttaaagatttcaagttcacttgcaggtttaaactaacctgagtcccatgctgcagaggaaggtgaaggtctctgctaatctgacctgggggaaaattccttcctgaccccaaatactgTGATCAATTAGACCTggggcatgtgggcaagacccaccagccagacacctggaagAGAATTCTCTCtaataactcagagcccttcccagCCAGTGCTCTCTCACCGGCCAGCAGGCTCTGGTGTCTGACTGTGCAGTGTTGCAGGGGACCAGTCCCATTGCAGGATCAGCACCAGAACCAAGTGAAGACCCAGGCCTAGTACAAGCTGCCATTGGGCTCCTGGCTAGGCAATGCTCGCCCCCCCGGGCAGTAAGGTGCAGCACGTTACACCAACAGCAATGCAACAGCCCGCACTGGCTGTGTCCAACAGCTCCACTTTATTCCACTCTGGTACAGTTCCATGTTTCTGTTCTAGTCACACACACAAGCCAGGCTAGGAGGCAAATACCCCTGTTCCCAGCAACTCCTACTGCATAACCAGGAGAGGCAGAAATCCATGGGGGATTCTGGCCAAGGCAACGGGGATTGGGACATTCTAGTCTACACGAGGGCTATGTTAACACTAGATGTTGTCGTAGGACAGAAGAAAGGGTCAATGGATAAATTAGATTAGCAGGATGAATGACCCCACCCCCACGTAGGAtcaaagccccaagccccaggacAGGTGTCCCGTAGGGCTGGTAGGACATACCTGACATCCTTTTTCCTTCCACGCTGGGAGAGCCGGCAGCCAAATCACTGGGCGACTATTTTACTTCACATAGTCGACGCTCAAAGCCTTACACCTTGGGGCCAACCTGCCCCATAGACAGCCAGCCAAAGCAGGAGCCTCGCTGCAGGGGACTGGGATGTTTCTAATTGGAGGAGCAGCAGATAAAGGGTTAAACGTGCATCTGTAAGCACCATGCACCTCAGTCTGCTCTGCGCTGGAGCGTTTGCTGCTCTAAGACCCAGTTTTGCTCTCGAAGACTCAGAACACGTCATGGCCACGTGCTGCCAAGCTGCCCCCCTCTGGCCCCAGCTCGCTACAGGCAGGGTTAGGAACCAGGTCAGCCTCGCTCAGGGCTTTTCAACCttctttcatttgcagaccctacAAAGTTTCAACTGGAGGGGCAGCCCCCCTTGGAAATCCTAGACAGTCTGAGGACCCCCAGGGGGCTGCGGCCCGCAGCCTGAGAGCTGAGGACAAAGGCGATTGGAGTCAGCTCAACTTGCCTTTCCACAGCCGTCTCACAGCGCGAGATCCCCCGAGCCGCTGCGGCGGGGAGCCGTGGCCCAGGCAGAGGCCAGCGCAACAGACAGTGCTCGAGCAGCTCTCCAATCCAGTAGCTTAGCACAGCCCAGCCACATGggcccccagccaggctgctggtgcCTGGTCATACGGGGGGAAGGACTGGCTCCCGGACTAGGCTGCGACGTTCCTCTCGCAACCAGAGACCTGCCACAGCCCAGGGATTTCTGTCGGCCTGGCCGGGAACCGAAGGACGCCTGTTCATGGCTGCTTTACGGATATAGTGATTAGTGGCTTTAATGACATGTACAGAGACCACAGACATCACATGGGCCTGTCCTCAGTCACCTGGACCATGCAAAGGGCATGTCAGCAGCTACCACCACCCTGCGCACAGGAACCGGCGTTCCCAGACACCTCGGGGGGCTGAGATCTGCAGCTGCCCCAACCTCccgcctgggctggagcctgctgtTTGCCCCAGTTCTACTGGCCAGGCGATGCCTGGGAGCccctggggcagcaggttggATACCCCTGGGCCAGGGCTGCAGCGGGCAGTGGGACCCCCAGCAGAGCCCTGGCACTAGTGCAGCTCAGTCACCtgtgggcggggggcagaggaaggagaGATGCCAAGGGCAGAAACAGCTTCCCACAGGGCAACCCCTGCCCTTAGTGCCAGAGCCAGCTGTGGGGGGTCAGGGGACGCCAGTGCTCGGAGCAGAGCCATCATCACGTGACAGGATCTGTGTCCGGAGAAAGCCCGTGGCCAGTGCCGTCAGAGGGGTTAAACCTACTGGCAGGGGACCAGCTGCCCCATGAAGCAGCGAGGAGTCACGGAAGGCATGGGCAGAGCCAGCCAGTCACAGGCACAAAGAAATCTCCTCCAACGGCAGACCTGCCTGGGGAAAACCATCTTATTAGGAGAGATCCAGCGCCAGGCCACCCTaccgggggaggggagctggtccCCAGGGCACCGGACCACCctaccgggggagggggagggggctggggcacatgacttacgaggagacgatgagggaactgggcttatttagtcctgcagaagagaagagtgaggggggatttgatagcagccttcagctaccttaAGTGGGGTTCCAAAGCAGATGGAGCttgtctgttctcagtggtggcagatgacagaacaaggagcaatggtctcaagttgcagtgggggaggcttaggttggatattaggaaacactatttcactaggagggtggtgaggcagTGGAACGGGTTACcggagtggtggggggagaagagaccCGTTCCTGGGGAATGACCAGTCCACTGGAAGGCtcgtctctcccccaccccatgctgtctgtccttccccctcctcttgtCCACACCCCGAGCCCCggtgcccccccccgcctgaTCTACTCGCAGTTTAGACACCGAGCCCTGGGGAACCctggcccttcccctccccaccctgcggGCAGCCTGCGGCACTGGGCTCACCCTGCCATGCTGTCCGAGCCCCccagggggaagggtggggagtgGGTCAGACGGCAGCACTGcaggaggggtcagagcaggccGAGCCCAGCCCGGGCGGAGCCAGCAGCCCCACGCCAGGCACGTAGCGGGAGCGACCAGGGGCCCGGCTCTGGCTGGCCTCGGCCACAGCGGCCATTCGCACGGTGCTCTCTGTCTCCAGCAGTCTCTCCCAGTGGTACACCAGGCCGTGAACCTGGCACCACTTCATGGCAGCAGACAGACCGGCTAGGGCCTCGGCAGCGGTGACCTGGCTCCCTGGGTCCAGGTCCCCGTCCTCCTCTGAGCACTCAGCAGCCTCGGCCCACTGGCTCCTCTGGGCCAGGGCACACTCCTCACTGGTCATCTCGCCCACGGCCGGCTCCTCGGCATCCATGCCGACGAACTCGCTGAAGTCCTGCTCGCTCATGAAGGGCGGCCGGGGCACGTCGGCCAGCGGCGGCAGGTCCAGCTCCTCCCGCTCAAAGGGCGCCAGGTGGAAGCCGGCCTTCCGAAAGCAGCTCTGCACCGTGGCCTGCCGGACCAGGCTCCACGCCTGGTGCAGCATGTAAACGGCGTCCAGCAGTGTGACCCGCCCGGCGATCTCAGCCGCCCGCCCCTGCTCTGGGCTCAGCAGGGCCTTGGCCGCCACCAGTGCCCGGTAGTGTCCCTTCAGATTGCGGACGACGCCCATGTCCAAGGGCTGGGTGATGCTGCTGGTGTTGGGGGGGAAGAAGGCCAGCTTGATGTGGCGCAGCTTGGCCTGCAGCTCGCGGGGGTGGGCGCTGTTGTGGGCCAGGAAGAGCAGGACCTTGCGCCGGTTGCGTCGCAGCTCCTGGTCCCACTGCAGAGCCCACTGCTGGAAGATGTGCGCGGTCACCCAGGCGTTGGCTGAGTTGGCGTAGGTGATGGGCAGGGCGCGCAGGTCCTTGGGCAGGCACCGCGGCCGCCGGCTCTTGCCCACCAACAGCAGGCGCCTCTTCTCCGTGCCGGCCTGGTTGGCGCAGCAGAGGACGGAGACGCGGTCCTTGGCCTTCTTGCTGCTCAGGAGTGGTGGGTCCCGGCCGGGGTAGCAGCGGTACAGCAGCCCGGTCTCGTCGGCATTGAAGATGTTCTCGGCACTGTAGCCGGCCAGCAGGGAGGGCAGCACCTCGTTCACCCAGGTGTGGGCGCTGCCGACATCCGCGTCCTGCTTCTCGCCGAGCTGCCGCTTGAAGACGATGTTGTGGCGGGTCTTCCACCGGCAGAGCCAGCCGTCCGTGGCCTCGAACTCCCGGCCTgagtgcaaggccagctcctgggCCTTGGCCTTCAGGATGGGGCCCGAGAGCCTCTCCCCCCTGGCCAGGGCCTGCTGGAACCAGAGGAACAGCGCGTCCTCCACCTCTCCGCCCTTGCCCTCCCGCTTGCGCTTCCGCAGTGGGTTGGCGTTGGTGCGCCAGTCGGCCAGAATCTGCTCCCTGCTGCGGCCGATCCGGCCCGCCTGGCTCTTGGAGATCCCAAACAGCTTGGCCACGCTGGACAGGGAGGCAGAGGGTGACTCTAGGGCCTGCAGCAGCTTGACCCGGTCAGCCAGCGAGAGCTCCTTCCTCTTGGAAATGACTGCGGTTGTGCAGCAAGAGAGGCGACGCTTGGAAGAGTCTGCGGGGAAAGAGACCCTGTCAGCTCTCCGCAGCCCGCCCAGCGCCTCTCCCACACCTCGTtcccagggcagccctgggcaaCTGGGCCCCACACACCCCACATCTTCCTGGAGCAGTcgtaccccctccagccccaggctctgagccctgcagccctcctGGGAGCAAAGATCATCCCTGGctaccaatggggaaactgaggcacagagagaggctgTTACTTGTCCAAGGTCTCAAAGCACCTCACTGGCAGATCTTGGAACaaaacccaggactcctggctcccacCTCCCAGCAGATCCCAttcccctcctagagctgggaaTAAGAAcgcaggagtcccggctcccagtCCCACTGGAAACCCTCCACGTGCAGCCCTGAATGAGTCACCTGCAATGAGAGGCTGTGACCCAGGAGTGgggagctgtcatggtataattccccactctgaaccttagcaagatggggtaccagcatgaattcctctaagctcaattaccagcttagtacttgtatcgctgccaccaaccaggaattccagtgcctggtacactctggtccccccaaaaccttgcccggggagccccaagacccagaccctctggatcttaacacaaggaaagtaaaccctttccctcactgttgcctctcccaggctttccctccctgggttaccctggaagatcactgtgattcaaactccttgaatcttaaaacagagaggaaaatgcaccttcctcccttcttctctctccccctcccagactctccctgagagagacagtaatcctaacaccgagagaaattaacctttctctcccccttccctcctttctccccaccaattccctggtggctccagacccagtcccctggggcctcaccagaataaaaaacaatcaggttcttaaacaagaaaagcttttaattaaagaaggaaaaaacagtaaaaaattatctttgtaaatttaaaatggaatatgttacagagtctttcagctatagacactgggaataccctcccagcctaagtatacaagtacaaagtaaaatccttccagccaaatacacatttgcaaataaagaaaacgacCATAagtctaactcgccttatctacctagtactcactattctgaacacataagagcctgtatcggagagattggagagaaacctggttgcacatctggtcactctcagaaccgagagagaacaacaaccaaacactaacagcacatacacaaacttccctccctcgagatttgaaagtatcctgtcccctgatcggtcctctggtcaggtgacagccaggctcactgatcttgttaaccctttacaggcaaaagagacatgaagtacttctgttctattaacccttaactatctgtatATGACAGGAGCCCACCCTGTTCTCAACCCCTGCGCTAGCAGCTGGTCACCCTCCCCACTGGGGGCTCTGAGCAATAGGAAACCACAAGATCATACCTCGCCCAGACCATGGGGCTGCCACAGCCCAGCCTGCATTCCCTGTAAGGAGCAGCAGCCGGGAGTTCCTAGGAACGATCTGTGAGTCCCAGCACGACACTCATGTGGGGCTTTTTCAGACAGAGTTTGAGTTTGGGCCCCTCCGCTGGGACGTGGGCACTAAACCCTGGTGGGGAATCGACTCCAGGAGCCAGCGGCTGCAGGCGCTGCTTGCAGAGAGCGTGGGACACAttccccagcagcagggagagatCGCCAGGAGCGGAGACGGGTCAGCCGCGCTAACAGGACACAAGGCTACGTGAGGTGCAAGGCGGAGAGTCAGCCGTGAGCAGTAATGCAGAGACAGCGTTTGCACGTGTGATAACAGGCCATGCTACACAGGGACCTGGCCATGCACACGCACAGTCACTACAGCTGTGTACGAGCACGCTAGAAACTATGGGCCTGGAAGTCTCCAGGCCTGAGTCTCCTGTCTCGGGCCGTGTGCCGCTGTTTGCACCTGAGCCATCATACGCCCATGCTGCCCAGCCGTCAGCGACAACTCGGGGCAAagcaaggggggagggggcagggcctcggagagGGCATGCCAGGCCAGCCAGCTCCATCCAGGCTAGGAACTGGGTCCGCAGAGGTGTGTGCATCACTCACCTGGGGCTCTCCGTCGCTCTCCTTTGGGGCTCTCCCTCGATCGCAGCTCCTGGCTGTCCCTGACATGCGGCTCTTCCCCTCGCTCCAGATTAGAGACGAGCTCAGGTTTGGGGCTTGCAGAGCCTGGGCCGGGGGGAGAAGCACAGTCAGTTTCTGGCACTTTCCCAGGACCCTGGCTCGGGCTCCCCTGGGCTgctgtggaggtggggggggggcgcggtGCTTGGGGTCAGGTGAGAAACAGTCCTCAGAGCTGGCGCTAAAGGGGCCGTCTTGTATGAGGCACAGTCAGAGTGGTTAATTCCCACAGGGGCCAGACAGaatctccccccacaccctgccccccaaccctccATCGTCCCCCGCCAGGGCTCCCCACCCTGCCAGCGCCTGGAGCGCTCAGACACGTCTGCACAAGCAATGTGTTGACCAGGGCTACGAGGCCAGATCTGGGCAAAAGCAGTCCCTGGGGCTCAGTGCTGGGCACCACGCACAACCGGGTTGAAATGGAGACAGGGACCGAGTGAGACCCCCAAGAAGTCAGCAGGGGATATTGCAGGTCACAGCTGAAGTGCACAGACAGGAGCTAATGCAGCCCCACACCAGCCTTCCCACGCCTCTCCCGCTCTGATGCCAGCCCACCCCggtgcccaccccacacctcacctgccccagcctgccctggtccCAGGCCACCCCATGCcttgcccaccccacacctcgcctgccccagcccaccccatGCCTTGCCATGCCCCACAGGGGTTCCATGGTTGTCACAATCAATCAGCTTTCCCCACAGCAGGAACCGGTGGGGGACCCCAGTGAGTTCTGAGTTGGGGGCTGCTACTAACAAGGGATGGCCGAGGAGCTCACCCAGTGAGGCCAGCAGTTCGTAATTCTCCAGCATTACGTGGCGGTACAGCTCCCGCTGCCATCCGGCCAGTTTCTTCCACTCCTccttggtgaaatacacagcgACATCCTCAAAGGTCATGGGCCCCTGGGAAACAAGCCACCCCTGCTCAGCACCACCCGCTTCGGCGGCCTGTGGACACTCGCAGCCCGGACTTGGGGCCCTTCGCTTTGACCACGTCGCCCTCTCTTTGCTGCCCTCCACTAGCTCCTTCGCTGCTAGTTCTCACTGTCCGTCCTCACCCACCCGCTATCTCCCTCTCAGCTGCCAGCCGGCGCAGGGCCCGCCTGGTACACTGTCAAACAAGCCCCTCGGCGCCCCCACAGAACCACCTGGGTATCCACCTTCACGAGCCTCCTGTGCCGGAGGCTGGGACACCCCGAGCCTGCTGCCCGCCACGCTCAGCCCCGCTGCATTGTGTCCCCAAGCCTGCCCTCCGCCCGCCCGCCTCTGCTGTCTCTGGGCTGGTACCTACcgaccagctcctggggcccaggcTTCCTGCTCAGAGCGTGACCCACAAggggggcccggcccggcccacgCCTGGGGCGACCAGGCAATCGCTAGCTAATAAGCCAGCCCAGGCAGGCGGGTTCCCAGGCAGGTTCCCACTTGAGCGGGGCTGCGGCTCTTCGCAGGGAGGGGGTTGCAGTGTAACGCTCAGGAGGCAACACATGGATCCAGCGTCCCAGGGCCTCAGCCCCCTCATGCCAGGCTCCAGGGCAGGATGCAGGCATCACCCTTTGCTGTGGATGGGAAGCGAGCCAGAGACAGGCCTCCCCGGCTGGGCTGTTCCAAGTGGGGTGTGCTGGGGAGCCCCTGCTCCACAATGGCAGGGACtgcggccgggggggggggggaggggaggctctgcagAGGTTGGGAGCAGCAGGGTTTGAGTGGCAGCAATGCTGCCAGGTGCGCTGGACTGAGATGCcctgacggggggggggggggggggggggaggaactaCCCTTTGTCTGCACTGCCTGGCACGGTGTGCAGCTATTCCCtgatccccatttcacagagggggatactgaggcacagagccgggAAAGGACTCGAAGAGGTTCCACAGCAAGTCAGGAACAAAACCCAGGAGCGCtaactcccagccccctcccctcagccactAGGCCCCATtcttctcccagagctgggaatggaacccaggagtcctggctcccaaaccccctcctcccGGGCCCAGCCGCAGCACCTAGGAAGCAGCAAGAGCGCTGCTGGCTGGAGACGCCGCCAACCCTCGGTGCctccgcccggcccggcccggcgcaGCCCCGCGCCCCCCAGAGCtccccccccggcccggccccggcgccccccagagcctccccccccgcctggccccggcgccccccagagctcccccctcggcccggcccgggcgccccccagagcctccccccccccgcctggccccggcgccccccagagcctccccccccgcctggccccggcgccccccagagctccccccccggcccggccccggcgccccccagagcctcccccccccggcccggcccggcgccccccagagctcccccctcggcccggcccggcgccccccagagcccgcagcccggcccggcccggcgccccccagagcctccccccccccccgcctggccccggcgccccccagagcctccccccccccgcctggccccggcgccccccagagcctccccccccgcctggccccggcgccccccagagcctcccccctcggcccggcccgggcgccccccagagcccccagcccggcccggcccgggcgccccccagagcccccagcccggccctaCCCTACCTGCGCCGAAGCCCCTGCAGCCATTTCCCCGCTCTCCCCCCCGCGAGCGATGGGGCCGCGGCTGCCCAGCGGCACATGCCCTCGCCCGGCCCCCGGTGCAGCGCGCCCCGGTCCGGCCCTGCCGGCGGCTGCGGGAGGGACGCGGCGCCCAGCCCCGCAAAGCCCCCAACCTGCCCCGGGCGCAGCCGGCTCCTGGCGCACGCTGGGCCCCG
This window contains:
- the LOC127045854 gene encoding tigger transposable element-derived protein 3-like codes for the protein MAAGASAQGPMTFEDVAVYFTKEEWKKLAGWQRELYRHVMLENYELLASLGSASPKPELVSNLERGEEPHVRDSQELRSRESPKGERRRAPDSSKRRLSCCTTAVISKRKELSLADRVKLLQALESPSASLSSVAKLFGISKSQAGRIGRSREQILADWRTNANPLRKRKREGKGGEVEDALFLWFQQALARGERLSGPILKAKAQELALHSGREFEATDGWLCRWKTRHNIVFKRQLGEKQDADVGSAHTWVNEVLPSLLAGYSAENIFNADETGLLYRCYPGRDPPLLSSKKAKDRVSVLCCANQAGTEKRRLLLVGKSRRPRCLPKDLRALPITYANSANAWVTAHIFQQWALQWDQELRRNRRKVLLFLAHNSAHPRELQAKLRHIKLAFFPPNTSSITQPLDMGVVRNLKGHYRALVAAKALLSPEQGRAAEIAGRVTLLDAVYMLHQAWSLVRQATVQSCFRKAGFHLAPFEREELDLPPLADVPRPPFMSEQDFSEFVGMDAEEPAVGEMTSEECALAQRSQWAEAAECSEEDGDLDPGSQVTAAEALAGLSAAMKWCQVHGLVYHWERLLETESTVRMAAVAEASQSRAPGRSRYVPGVGLLAPPGLGSACSDPSCSAAV